The genomic region agttattTTGGATTTATATATTATCTTACCTTGACTGCCTCGATATGATTACCATTACCAGTTAAgaattaaatgaaagaaataactGAGTAACGTATCAttcatattttggtaaaaaaaaatatatatatattatatatatacactatgttAAATTGGTATAGAAACATAGTTTTTATAATGAGAGAATATCATTATTAGCTGTTACATTGTCCACAAAATAATCCACACTTTTATAACAATTCTCCACTTACTTCTATTCTTTGTCTTTTACCTTACCTCTGTTACTCACTCAattccgctctctctctctctctctctctctctctctctctctttacctCTACCTTTCTAACTTTCTAAACTTTTCACAGAACCTTTCATAGACAGGGTTATATAGAAAGTTATATGTTGTGGCTATCGCATAGATGAGCTAAATGGCAGAGAGACAAACCAGTTGGTGAGACCAAACACAAACTGTAGATGTAGTGGCAACCATACAACAAAAACTGCCTTACTTCCTCCAAGTATAGGGTAGCTGGTCATTCTGGGGACCCAAAGATGCTAAACTGATGACAGAACGAAAGAATTTAACAAGACCATAGTACTATAAGTTCTCTTCAAATCTGCTCCTGGAGGCCCACTGGCCAATTTTTCCGAATCACCCAAAGATACACAGACAGATGTGTTGGATGAAAACTTTGACAACTTTTGTAGGACTGAGGAGGTTGAAGACATCTAAAGCATTATAAAGTACGataaccataaaaataaataattctgcacattaaaaaaatagtttattacaacaaaataaaaattgtaataaaaaacattgaCATTACAATACTGTAAACATGAAATCTTACCAGTGCAATCACTGTGGCACCAGCTCCGGCACAGGCAACAATATAAAGATGGTAGGACAAATAGAACTGCAAAGAAAAGAGTTTCCGAAatctattaaatattttatgttcttGAATGTGAAAATCAGCATACATTTCCAGCATTGTTTTACAATGCCCTTATCTGCTCTTAAGTTTTTTGTAGATATATGCTGTGTTGTATtcattatggtgtgtgtgtgtgtgtgtgttatacttCTAAATAAGTACAATATTTAGTAAAAATCTCCaccatggtgtttttttttaatgtttaatatactgAGTTTAAGCAAAGCTGTTTTCTTGATTATCCACACATACAGTTTTAGATTGTGTGAATATTAAATAGGATACAGCAGGCAAGaatgtttatacatttatcattttctggaaaaaaatatatagtgtgaAAActgacatatactgtatattatatgcaATATATGTAAGTAGCCTGCTGTAAACAAAAATCACGATATGCAGTATGACCTAAATATCAGCAGCAACTGCATCAAATGTCATACCTACGCTCAAGTTCGCTAAGCTATGTGTTTTTGTGCTAATAAGCCagattaatcaaatataaaacataaaatatacatatgaaaacttaatttaaagttttttttatgcttttccagAATTAATGCTTTTTACCTCACTAGTATTGCAGATGTCGCTTAGTGTGGACCCACAGGCTTTACCAGGGTTCGCATTCCATGGGATGATTCCTGGAAATTATTACATGTATTATATATTTCTATCTCAGCACTGCTTAATCATTACACTTATTCTTTACAGGTTATAGAATGGAATGAATAATAACGTCATTTACAATTGTTAGCAAATTATACTTATATAAGGAAAAGTACACATGTAAGCCTAGACAAATTTATCTTAACCACTGTATTTTCAATAACATCACAGAATTCACAGAAAAGGGTGGTCACTTGTTTACCATACTGCCGCACATCAACACAGATGTTGTCCACAGAGGTGAGATTGGCAATTGGGGATTTCATGGCACCACACGTGGTCCACATGTTATAAAAGAGGAAAACAGGCACGGCAGAAAATCCAAAGATGCCTAGCCATCCCAAGCCCAGAATATAGGTGAGGaacacaaactaaaaaaaaagacaGGTTCAGGTTTATGCTCACATATTCATTCAATACCCATATATCTAATTTCATAATGACTTGAATAATCTCATAGCTTTGATCCCATTTAAATCCTGCAGtacatacagtatgaatgtgaccCAGAATAATGACCTATTTCCCGCTGGATCACCTTGCATATGTTGGCACTAGATTATGACAGTCACTCATTTGAACACACACATATCATTTTCAGATTTATAAAAATCAGATCTGCATCTTTTGCAATCAGAAACACAAATCTTATACAAAAATGACTGCTACTGGACTGCAGCAATTAAAGAAATTTAGGTATATATCATTGTTGACATCCATCTTCACCTCAGGACTTCAATGGAGATGGGaaaatgtttatgtatgtgtCAGGCTCACTGGAAAAAAGTAGCTTCTTGCACTAAACTCTAATTCTAACTGATAGCAAATTTGTTAAAGGAAACAAACCACCATGAACTGCCACCTTATTGTGGTGGAGGGGTTAAGTGCTGAGTGATACTAAGAGCTATTTTGTCGGAGGCTAATGTCAAAAAGGTCTTGGTtgacaggtcagactaagtgcGATTCAAAAACCCCTTATGAGCTTAATGACTTCGAGGACCTTGACGTCACCCGGGGCGCCACCCTGGAGTCAGGCCTATGGGTTGGGGCTCGTATGGGAGCACCTGGTGGCTGGGTTTTTTCTCATGGAATCATCCTCCTGCAGGCCCACCACTTGCAGGGGGAGCCATAAGTggccggtgcattgtggaacgGGTGGTGGTCAAAGGTTAGGACCACGACAACCTGATTGTCgggcacagaaactggctcttggaCATGGAATGCCACCTCACTGGGAGGGAAGTAGCCCAAGCTTGTGCGGTAGGTGGAAGAGTACCGACTAGAGATAGTTGGGCTCACCTCCACACACAGCTGGGGCTCTGGAACTCAACTTCTTAAGAAGGGCTGGACTTTTTTCTACTCTTGAGTTGCTAATGGTAAGAGGCAGCAGGATGGTGTCGGCTTGCTTATAACTCCCCAACTTAGCCACCATGTGTTGGAGTTTTCCTCGGTAACTGAGAGGGTCACTGGAAAGTGCTCAGACTGAGGACTCTGTTGTTCTACTTGGGGACTTCAATGCCCATGTGGGTAATGACAGTGATACTTGGAGAGGCGTGATTGAGAGGAACAGCCTCCCTGATCTGAATCCGAGTGGTGTTCTGTTATTCGATTTCTGTGCTAATCACAGTTTGTCCACAACAAACACCATGTTTGAGCAAAAGGGTGTCCATCAGCGCACATGGCACCAGGACACCCTAGAGCGGAGGTCAATGATCTACTTTATGGTTGTATCATCTGAGCTCCAACCATATGTATTGGAAATTCGGGTAAGAAAAGGGGTCAACTGATCACCACCTAGTGGAGAGTTGGATCCGCTGGCAGGGAAGGAATGCTGGACAGACCTGGTAGACCCAACCCCGCGTCAACAATGGAGTCGGAAAACATGGATTACTCGGTTTCAATGTCTTCAGCCCCCCTCGGGATCTGGTCAAAGCTCTTCTGGAGGTGAGAGTTAAAAATCTCTCTAACTTTAGATTTAGCCAGACGTTCCAAGTGGATATGCCGTGAGGAGCTGTGGCTGTAAAGTCTGTGGTACCTGTCGAGGTAGCAATCCACGATCCCAGTGGTGGACACTGGAAGTAAGGGATGCCGTCAAGCTGAAGAAGGCGTCCTACAGGGCTTGGTTGGTTTGCAGGACTCCTAAGGCAACTGATGGGTCCCGGAAGGCCAAGTGTACTGCAGCCCGAGTGGTTGCGAAACAAAAACTCGGGCCTGGCAAAAGTTCGGGGAGACCATGGAGGAAGACTATTAGTTGGAGAGATTCTTTAAAAGATTCTGGCAAACTGTCCAATGCCTCATGAGGAGAAAGCAGCTCCACATCGACACTGTTTATAGTGGAAGTGGGGAGATGTTGACCTCGACTGGGGATGTTGTTGGACGGTGGaaggaatactttgaggatctccttTATACTTTGAGGATCTCCCACTGACATGCCTTTTattgaggaagcagagactggGGATGCAAGGGTGGACTTAcccatcacccaagctgaggtcactgaggtagttGCAAGCTCTGCAGTGGCAAAGCATCAGGGTGGATTAGATAAACCCTGTGTATCTTAGGTCTCTAGATATtgtggggctgtcttggctgacacgtGTCTACAATATCGCATAGAGGTtggggacagtacctctggattaggcaactggggtggtggttctCATTTTTAAGAAGGCggaccggagggtgtgctccaactatagaGGATCACACCCCTTAGCCTCCTTGGGAaatctatgccagggtactggagaagAGGATGCggccgatggttgaacctaggatccagacttgtttccagtgcatgttggactcagGCAGGGCTGCTTTTTGtaaccaattctgttcataatttttacagacaaaatttcaaagtgcagccttggactggagggggtccggttattcgcaaacaatgttgttctgttggcttcattaaacatagaccttcagcatgcactggggcggtttgctgacacggctgggatgagaatcagcagcTCCAAGTCAGAGGCCATGGTGCTCAAccttaaaaaaagtgttttgccatctccaggttggaggaaagtcctccATTTGTTCctatgagtgagggaaggatggaacacgagattgacaggcggactggtgcagtggcagcagtaatgtgatCAACGTACCattccattgtggtaaagaaggagctgagccgaaggtcaaagctcttgatttactggtcaatctacgttcctactctcttctatggtcatgagctttgggtcatgaatgaaagaataagatctcggatacaagcggcatGAAATgatttccttcgcagggtggcagggcgcacttgAGGatgacccaggacacgctggagggactatgtctctcggctggcctgggaacgcctggAGGAAGTGTCCGAGGAGaggggaagtctggagttctctcttAAGACTGCTATCCTTGCCTCATTGCACTGGCTTCATGTGAAATTCAGAGTTGATTTTAAAATCCCTCTTTTCATATATAAAGCATTGCACAAATCTGCCCCGGTCTATATTATATAGAGCTTGTAGAACGTTAAGGTCCCACGATCATGATGATTTGTCTGTCCCTCGGTCTCGCCGTAAATCAAAAGGTGATCGAGCTTTCTGTATTGCGGCCCCAAGGCTCTGGAACAGTCTCCCTTTGAACATCAGGATTTCTCCGTCCTTGGATGCTTTTACATCTAacttaaagacttatttttactccTTTGCCTTTGAGTGACGCatgcattttatttcttattatgcATTTTAGTATtacaatttcctttttttttcattttcaatacaagttttttttttttattaaatattttattttagtgtaaagcactttggatcaacTATGGTTATGTAAAATTCCTTGCCCTGCGACCTGGCCCTGGAAAAAGAGGATAAAATGAGATGAGAAACATACCATTTTTCAAGTTATGTTCCATGAGACCCATGCCCATAGCactttaaattgaaactgaaatgcTAAACAAAGTTAGTTAATGAACTACAGTAGAAAAGCCATATGTATGAAGTCAGTTATGCTATGCAAACACCAGGATGTGTTAGTATACAAATCATGTGTCTtaagtgtagtgtagtgtagaaCACCGTATTTGTTTAAGTTAAGTATTTGTATTGTGTAAGTTACTTTATTAATTTGACAATCTGCCCTTGTAATCATTAGTTGTGTGAAAGGTGATTAAAGTTTTACTGTCACTAATGGTATAGGCTAACTTGTGTGTTTGAAACCAAATCTGAATTGTACACACTTTGGAATACTATAGAGTTATGCAAAAATAGAGGGCATGGTCAGAGTTTAATGGggcaaaaaacaaataagaagaagCCAACATATTAACATCTATTACAGCAAGGGCTTAAAATTACACCCGCCAAATGCGgctagatttcagctgtggttgGTTGGATAACCACTCCCACAAGACACTTTGACtggttgaaaatcatttttaaattgtacttttctTAAAAGCAGGTTTCAACAATAAGGATGGCATGAGAGATCTTTGGGACAGTAGACAGAATTGTCAGTGGCCTGATTGGGTCAGTGCTAACTCATCACTCACAATTAGagttttaggcccaatcccaattctaccccttagcccttccccttacccctcgttttgtgcatgCACGCcaagggtaggggtgtcccaattctggcttgaaggcgtagggctaaggggaaggggtgaatacccctttgaacgaagatttttcaggaccacactcaaaaccaaagggtacgaaaatttcccagaatactccagccacaatggcagtattgctgaacccagaagtaaggagatccacaaattagtattttttgtcattattacgaatttttacgacaaacaaacatatgttttaatgtactcataaccgcattcatgttttgccatcatgatttaaaaaaaaatactaaaaaaacccagctaaattttgcgatctataatccctattagtaactcctgtacagcagccccacaacattctgtcactcaatgacactggaataccctgtcagcaGGGCCgaagtgggactccttttcagccctggagtttcaagcttTAGACcagcccacctcagttcacgactgactatattaaaataacataatttataattcagtttctaatgacacaaCGGcatctttttcaaggaaacagctgctttagaatgtcaaatgtttttcataaatataagaacattaaagggtggctaaatctccaacactattctttaaaacttcactatgtcctttcctgcaatatctgaatacatattctgtgcaaaattctttatagatatccagtcctttgtaacggtggtgatacaaaaaaataaataaaatatgtacacctacataagtaacccaaactgtattatatgtttttaacactaaaattgaaaaaaaaacctaCTCAGGTGAAGTTCGAACTCGGATCAGCGGCGTTGTAATGCAatgtgctgaccactggaccacaatagCGCTGTTATGATGGTGTGTGaggaataaaaaataagtattgcacTGCCATCTGCAAGACTCttattgatggcttaatctttttctcccctttttagatttctcatcaagttatgtcagatttattaatgtagtgtaTCATCTGactttcattgagcaggtgtaatgttcattcatattaattattaaaattcttatattcactaaggtgccgaTGTTTAGGGTCGAATGATCGTTACGTACGTCATTTTGCTCAGGGActgcgagaaaataaattaaaacagcgGAGCTatggcaaaataatgaataaaaagagtgaggctattgtcaaataaataaacaattgaaaaaagtgcgactgctgacagtgcaagcagctagggacaccggccctcgcggccaaaaaacgAACCGGCCCACCCGGGAATTCTCACAGTCCTCCTGATTAGCCAATCCGGCCtgcctgtcagtaatgtctagtggctgagaatgagctttttagagtgtctgctataatgttaatgttgtgtttgtgtgtttacatagatgaatatggccactgtgtaactacactgtacattatgatcttattgccacattagatggttatgataacataaaatatgcctttagtgatttcctgaagataaataccaaaaaaatagcacaactgtaataactacagcagtcgcgatcgtctgatctcacatgaagcaagagattgtaatgacatatgatgacgtgtgcaggtgctgtagtgctgtcccaattcttaggggtaaattttgaagcccttccccttaaccctcggttgtaaaggccaagaggaaggggtatgggtacaaaaatagaattgagattgggccttagTTTATGACCGTTAGTCAATATGTGTGCA from Danio aesculapii unplaced genomic scaffold, fDanAes4.1, whole genome shotgun sequence harbors:
- the LOC130220450 gene encoding neuronal membrane glycoprotein M6-b-like — protein: MSVGDPQSIKEILKVFLPPSNNIPSRGQHLPTSTINSVDVELLSPHEFVFLTYILGLGWLGIFGFSAVPVFLFYNMWTTCGAMKSPIANLTSVDNICVDVRQYGIIPWNANPGKACGSTLSDICNTSEFYLSYHLYIVACAGAGATVIALIHYLMILAANWAYLKGACQQTHAYQDIKTRDDQELQDVQSRSKEGLNSYS